In bacterium, the genomic window GATTCCCTCTTAAAGTCGGATTCAATCTTCATACCTTTTACACCTTCAGCTGCATTAGGTCCAAATCCCTCAATGTAGTACCATCGATAAAATCCCCTTATCACTACGATGTGTTTTTGAACAGATGCAGCTCTTAGCCTGGACTTCAGTTGTTCACGATAAGCCATGACATCTTGCCTGGTTGGTAGGTTAGGCAAGCCATCAGCGAACTCAGCGAACTGGGCAAGCATCTTCCCATAGGATCGCTTGGTGTTTTCTTTGATATCGAATCTCTGTATATAAATATCGATTATCTCTCGAAAAAAGTCCTTGTCGTCCATTTTTATCCTTTCAATGGTTTGTATAATTTGATTTGCGTTGTATAATCGGAGTTGTAGAAGGGCGGTCGCTTTTCTACTGGCCAGGTTTGTACCCCAAATACAAGCTTGGCGTCTTTTTTATTTCACCCGATTAAAATCGTTGTGTTTTTTCACATGTTCACTCTCGAGTTCAAGAAACTTGATCGCATCGATCTGCAGGACTCTGATGAGCTCTAGTACGAGTGGTATCGGTAGTTTCTGACCTCTTCGGCCACTCTCTATTTGATAATAGTAATAGTGAGAGAGATTTAACATTCTGGAAACTTCTTCCACGGATAAACCCAGATTGTTTCTGTGCTCGATAAGATAAAACCTTGGTAGTGGTGTGGCTCGGTCGCGATTCTGAACTTTCCCTGTTCCGTTGACAGGCATGTACTTTCCTCCTTTCGTCAAATTCGATGGTGCCTTGATTATATGAGAAAGCAGTCTATCAAAAAATAACTTGGAGAAGGGAAATCACAACAGCAACAAAAAGAGTTTTCATATGGCTGAAAACCCTTGTTTTTACGA contains:
- a CDS encoding helix-turn-helix transcriptional regulator encodes the protein MPVNGTGKVQNRDRATPLPRFYLIEHRNNLGLSVEEVSRMLNLSHYYYYQIESGRRGQKLPIPLVLELIRVLQIDAIKFLELESEHVKKHNDFNRVK